One genomic segment of Odocoileus virginianus isolate 20LAN1187 ecotype Illinois chromosome 33, Ovbor_1.2, whole genome shotgun sequence includes these proteins:
- the LOC110137427 gene encoding apoptosis-associated speck-like protein containing a CARD, giving the protein MGRTRDAILDALENLTADEFKKFKMKLLSVPLREGFGRIPRGTLLPLDAMDLTDKLVSYYLEAYGAELTALVLRDMGMQEVAEQLQEAISKGPINVPAEVRAPLQKTAKPGPHFVDQHRAALIARVTVVDGVLDALYGKVLTEGQYQAVRAERTSSEKMRKLFSFAPAWNLACKDLLLQALRENQPYLVDDLEQS; this is encoded by the exons ATGGGGCGCACACGCGATGCCATCCTGGATGCGCTAGAGAACCTGACCGCAGACGAGTTCAAAAAGTTCAAGATGAAGCTGCTTTCAGTGCCGCTGCGGGAAGGCTTTGGACGCATCCCCCGGGGGACCCTGCTGCCCCTGGACGCCATGGACCTCACCGACAAGCTCGTGAGTTACTACCTGGAGGCTTACGGCGCCGAACTCACGGCGCTTGTGCTTCGCGACATGGGCATGCAGGAGGTGGCAGAGCAGCTTCAGGAGGCCATTAGCAAGG GCCCTATAAACGTGCCAGCCGAGGTCAGGGCCCCTCTCCAGAAGACAGCCAAGCCAG GACCACACTTTGTGGACCAGCATCGGGCAGCCCTCATTGCACGGGTCACAGTCGTGGATGGGGTGCTGGATGCCCTGTACGGGAAGGTCCTGACAGAGGGTCAGTACCAGGCAGTGCGGGCGGAGCGCACCAGTTCGGAGAAGATGAGGAAGCTCTTCAGCTTTGCTCCAGCCTGGAACCTGGCCTGCAAGGATCTGCTCCTCCAGGCCCTGAGGGAGAACCAGCCCTACCTGGTGGACGACCTGGAGCAGAGCTAA
- the FUS gene encoding RNA-binding protein FUS isoform X1 yields MASNDYTQQATQSYGAYPSQPGQGYSQQSSQPYGQQSYGGYGQSTDTSGYGQSSYGSSYGQTQNTGYGAQSAPQGYGSAGGYGSSQSSQSSYGQQSSYPGYGQQPAPSSTSGSYGGSSQSSGYGQPQSGGYGQQSSYGGQQQSYGQQQSYNPPQGYGQQNQYNSGSGGGGGGGGGSYGQDQSSMSGGGGGGGYGNQDQSGGYGGGQQDRGGRGRGGGGGYNRSSGGYEPRGRGGGRGGRGGMGGSDRGGFNKFGGPRDQGSRHDSEQDNSDNNTIFVQGLGENVTIESVADYFKQIGIIKTNKKTGQPMINLYTDRETGKLKGEATVSFDDPPSAKAAIDWFDGKEFSGNPIKVSFATRRADFNRGGGNGRGGRGRGGPMGRGGYGGGGSGGGGRGGFPSGGGGGGGQQRAGDWKCPNPTCENMNFSWRNECNQCKAPKPDGPGGGPGGSHMGGNYGDDRRGGRGGYDRGGYRGRGGDRGGFRGGRGGGDRGGFGPGKMDSRGEHRQDRRERPY; encoded by the exons ATGGCCTCAAACG ACTATACCCAACAAGCAACCCAAAG CTACGGGGCCTACCCATCTCAGCCTGGGCAGGGCTACTCCCAGCAGAGCAGTCAGCCCTATGGGCAGCAGAGTTACGGTGGCTACGGCCAGTCTACGGACACTTCGGGCTATGGCCAGAGCAGCTACGGTAGTTCTTATGGACAGACCCAGAACA CAGGCTACGGCGCGCAGTCAGCTCCCCAGGGGTATGGCTCAGCTGGTGGCTATGGCAGTAGCCAGAGTTCTCAGTCGTCCTACGGGCAACAGTCCTCGTACCCTGGCTATGGTCAGCAGCCAGCTCCTAGCAGCACCTCAGGAAG tTATGGTGGCAGTTCTCAAAGCAGCGGTTATGGGCAGCCCCAGAGTGGAGGCTATGGCCAGCAGTCTAGCTATGGTGGACAGCAGCAAAGCTATGGACAGCAGCAAAGCTATAACCCCCCTCAGGGCTACGGACAGCAGAACCAGTACAACAGTGgcagtggaggtggtggagggggtGGCGGAG GTAGCTATGGCCAAGATCAGTCCTCCATGAGCGGTGGTGGCGGCGGTGGTGGTTATGGCAATCAGGACCAGAGTGGTGGCTACGGGGGAGGCCAGCAGGACCGTGGGGGCCGTGGCCGGGGCGGTGGCGGTGGTTACAACCGCAGCAGTGGTGGCTATGAACCCAGAGGTCGTGGAGGTGGCCGTGGAGGCAGAGGCGGCATGGG CGGAAGTGACCGTGGTGGCTTCAATAAATTTGGTG GCCCTCGGGACCAAGGATCACGTCATGACTCTG AACAGGATAATTCAGACAACAACACCATCTTCGTGCAAGGGCTGGGCGAGAATGTTACAATTGAGTCTGTAGCTGATTACTTCAAGCAGATTGGTATCATTAAG acaaataagaaaacaggaCAGCCCATGATTAATCTGTACACAGACAGGGAAACAGGCAAACTGAAGGGAGAGGCCACGGTATCATTTGATGACCCACCTTCCGCCAAAGCAgctattgactggtttgatg gtaaagAATTCTCTGGGAATCCTATCAAGGTCTCATTTGCTACTCGGCGAGCAGACTTCAATCGGGGTGGTGGCAATGGTCGTGGAGGCCGAGGGCGAGGAG GACCCATGGGCCGTGGAGGCTATGGAGGTggtggcagcggcggcggcggccgaggaGGATTCCCCAGTGGTGGTGGCGGGGGCGGAGGACAGCAGCGAGCAGGGGATTGGAAGTGTCCTAATCC TACCTGTGAGAACATGAATTTCTCTTGGAGGAACGAGTGTAACCAGTGTAAGGCCCCTAAACCAGATGGCCCAGGAGGTGGACCAGGAGGTTCTCACATGG GGGGAAACTACGGAGATGATCGGCGTGGTGGCAGAGGAGGCTATGATCGGGGCGGCTACCGAGGCCGAGGAGGGGACCGTGGGGGCTTCCGAGGGGGCCGGGGTGGTGGGGACAGAGGTGGTTTCGGCCCTGGCAAGATGGACTCCAG GGGTGAGCACAGACAGGATCGCAGGGAGAGGCCGTACTAG
- the FUS gene encoding RNA-binding protein FUS isoform X4, producing the protein MSRSDYTQQATQSYGAYPSQPGQGYSQQSSQPYGQQSYGGYGQSTDTSGYGQSSYGSSYGQTQNTGYGAQSAPQGYGSAGGYGSSQSSQSSYGQQSSYPGYGQQPAPSSTSGSYGGSSQSSGYGQPQSGGYGQQSSYGGQQQSYGQQQSYNPPQGYGQQNQYNSGSGGGGGGGGGSYGQDQSSMSGGGGGGGYGNQDQSGGYGGGQQDRGGRGRGGGGGYNRSSGGYEPRGRGGGRGGRGGMGGSDRGGFNKFGGPRDQGSRHDSEQDNSDNNTIFVQGLGENVTIESVADYFKQIGIIKTNKKTGQPMINLYTDRETGKLKGEATVSFDDPPSAKAAIDWFDGKEFSGNPIKVSFATRRADFNRGGGNGRGGRGRGGPMGRGGYGGGGSGGGGRGGFPSGGGGGGGQQRAGDWKCPNPTCENMNFSWRNECNQCKAPKPDGPGGGPGGSHMGGNYGDDRRGGRGGYDRGGYRGRGGDRGGFRGGRGGGDRGGFGPGKMDSRGEHRQDRRERPY; encoded by the exons ATGAGCCGATCAG ACTATACCCAACAAGCAACCCAAAG CTACGGGGCCTACCCATCTCAGCCTGGGCAGGGCTACTCCCAGCAGAGCAGTCAGCCCTATGGGCAGCAGAGTTACGGTGGCTACGGCCAGTCTACGGACACTTCGGGCTATGGCCAGAGCAGCTACGGTAGTTCTTATGGACAGACCCAGAACA CAGGCTACGGCGCGCAGTCAGCTCCCCAGGGGTATGGCTCAGCTGGTGGCTATGGCAGTAGCCAGAGTTCTCAGTCGTCCTACGGGCAACAGTCCTCGTACCCTGGCTATGGTCAGCAGCCAGCTCCTAGCAGCACCTCAGGAAG tTATGGTGGCAGTTCTCAAAGCAGCGGTTATGGGCAGCCCCAGAGTGGAGGCTATGGCCAGCAGTCTAGCTATGGTGGACAGCAGCAAAGCTATGGACAGCAGCAAAGCTATAACCCCCCTCAGGGCTACGGACAGCAGAACCAGTACAACAGTGgcagtggaggtggtggagggggtGGCGGAG GTAGCTATGGCCAAGATCAGTCCTCCATGAGCGGTGGTGGCGGCGGTGGTGGTTATGGCAATCAGGACCAGAGTGGTGGCTACGGGGGAGGCCAGCAGGACCGTGGGGGCCGTGGCCGGGGCGGTGGCGGTGGTTACAACCGCAGCAGTGGTGGCTATGAACCCAGAGGTCGTGGAGGTGGCCGTGGAGGCAGAGGCGGCATGGG CGGAAGTGACCGTGGTGGCTTCAATAAATTTGGTG GCCCTCGGGACCAAGGATCACGTCATGACTCTG AACAGGATAATTCAGACAACAACACCATCTTCGTGCAAGGGCTGGGCGAGAATGTTACAATTGAGTCTGTAGCTGATTACTTCAAGCAGATTGGTATCATTAAG acaaataagaaaacaggaCAGCCCATGATTAATCTGTACACAGACAGGGAAACAGGCAAACTGAAGGGAGAGGCCACGGTATCATTTGATGACCCACCTTCCGCCAAAGCAgctattgactggtttgatg gtaaagAATTCTCTGGGAATCCTATCAAGGTCTCATTTGCTACTCGGCGAGCAGACTTCAATCGGGGTGGTGGCAATGGTCGTGGAGGCCGAGGGCGAGGAG GACCCATGGGCCGTGGAGGCTATGGAGGTggtggcagcggcggcggcggccgaggaGGATTCCCCAGTGGTGGTGGCGGGGGCGGAGGACAGCAGCGAGCAGGGGATTGGAAGTGTCCTAATCC TACCTGTGAGAACATGAATTTCTCTTGGAGGAACGAGTGTAACCAGTGTAAGGCCCCTAAACCAGATGGCCCAGGAGGTGGACCAGGAGGTTCTCACATGG GGGGAAACTACGGAGATGATCGGCGTGGTGGCAGAGGAGGCTATGATCGGGGCGGCTACCGAGGCCGAGGAGGGGACCGTGGGGGCTTCCGAGGGGGCCGGGGTGGTGGGGACAGAGGTGGTTTCGGCCCTGGCAAGATGGACTCCAG GGGTGAGCACAGACAGGATCGCAGGGAGAGGCCGTACTAG
- the FUS gene encoding RNA-binding protein FUS isoform X3: MASNDYTQQATQSYGAYPSQPGQGYSQQSSQPYGQQSYGGYGQSTDTSGYGQSSYGSSYGQTQNTGYGAQSAPQGYGSAGGYGSSQSSQSSYGQQSSYPGYGQQPAPSSTSGSYGGSSQSSGYGQPQSGGYGQQSSYGGQQQSYGQQQSYNPPQGYGQQNQYNSGSGGSYGQDQSSMSGGGGGGGYGNQDQSGGYGGGQQDRGGRGRGGGGGYNRSSGGYEPRGRGGGRGGRGGMGGSDRGGFNKFGGPRDQGSRHDSEQDNSDNNTIFVQGLGENVTIESVADYFKQIGIIKTNKKTGQPMINLYTDRETGKLKGEATVSFDDPPSAKAAIDWFDGKEFSGNPIKVSFATRRADFNRGGGNGRGGRGRGGPMGRGGYGGGGSGGGGRGGFPSGGGGGGGQQRAGDWKCPNPTCENMNFSWRNECNQCKAPKPDGPGGGPGGSHMGGNYGDDRRGGRGGYDRGGYRGRGGDRGGFRGGRGGGDRGGFGPGKMDSRGEHRQDRRERPY, from the exons ATGGCCTCAAACG ACTATACCCAACAAGCAACCCAAAG CTACGGGGCCTACCCATCTCAGCCTGGGCAGGGCTACTCCCAGCAGAGCAGTCAGCCCTATGGGCAGCAGAGTTACGGTGGCTACGGCCAGTCTACGGACACTTCGGGCTATGGCCAGAGCAGCTACGGTAGTTCTTATGGACAGACCCAGAACA CAGGCTACGGCGCGCAGTCAGCTCCCCAGGGGTATGGCTCAGCTGGTGGCTATGGCAGTAGCCAGAGTTCTCAGTCGTCCTACGGGCAACAGTCCTCGTACCCTGGCTATGGTCAGCAGCCAGCTCCTAGCAGCACCTCAGGAAG tTATGGTGGCAGTTCTCAAAGCAGCGGTTATGGGCAGCCCCAGAGTGGAGGCTATGGCCAGCAGTCTAGCTATGGTGGACAGCAGCAAAGCTATGGACAGCAGCAAAGCTATAACCCCCCTCAGGGCTACGGACAGCAGAACCAGTACAACAGTGgcagtggag GTAGCTATGGCCAAGATCAGTCCTCCATGAGCGGTGGTGGCGGCGGTGGTGGTTATGGCAATCAGGACCAGAGTGGTGGCTACGGGGGAGGCCAGCAGGACCGTGGGGGCCGTGGCCGGGGCGGTGGCGGTGGTTACAACCGCAGCAGTGGTGGCTATGAACCCAGAGGTCGTGGAGGTGGCCGTGGAGGCAGAGGCGGCATGGG CGGAAGTGACCGTGGTGGCTTCAATAAATTTGGTG GCCCTCGGGACCAAGGATCACGTCATGACTCTG AACAGGATAATTCAGACAACAACACCATCTTCGTGCAAGGGCTGGGCGAGAATGTTACAATTGAGTCTGTAGCTGATTACTTCAAGCAGATTGGTATCATTAAG acaaataagaaaacaggaCAGCCCATGATTAATCTGTACACAGACAGGGAAACAGGCAAACTGAAGGGAGAGGCCACGGTATCATTTGATGACCCACCTTCCGCCAAAGCAgctattgactggtttgatg gtaaagAATTCTCTGGGAATCCTATCAAGGTCTCATTTGCTACTCGGCGAGCAGACTTCAATCGGGGTGGTGGCAATGGTCGTGGAGGCCGAGGGCGAGGAG GACCCATGGGCCGTGGAGGCTATGGAGGTggtggcagcggcggcggcggccgaggaGGATTCCCCAGTGGTGGTGGCGGGGGCGGAGGACAGCAGCGAGCAGGGGATTGGAAGTGTCCTAATCC TACCTGTGAGAACATGAATTTCTCTTGGAGGAACGAGTGTAACCAGTGTAAGGCCCCTAAACCAGATGGCCCAGGAGGTGGACCAGGAGGTTCTCACATGG GGGGAAACTACGGAGATGATCGGCGTGGTGGCAGAGGAGGCTATGATCGGGGCGGCTACCGAGGCCGAGGAGGGGACCGTGGGGGCTTCCGAGGGGGCCGGGGTGGTGGGGACAGAGGTGGTTTCGGCCCTGGCAAGATGGACTCCAG GGGTGAGCACAGACAGGATCGCAGGGAGAGGCCGTACTAG
- the FUS gene encoding RNA-binding protein FUS isoform X2, with translation MASNDYTQQATQSYGAYPSQPGQGYSQQSSQPYGQQSYGGYGQSTDTSGYGQSSYGSSYGQTQNSYGAQSAPQGYGSAGGYGSSQSSQSSYGQQSSYPGYGQQPAPSSTSGSYGGSSQSSGYGQPQSGGYGQQSSYGGQQQSYGQQQSYNPPQGYGQQNQYNSGSGGGGGGGGGSYGQDQSSMSGGGGGGGYGNQDQSGGYGGGQQDRGGRGRGGGGGYNRSSGGYEPRGRGGGRGGRGGMGGSDRGGFNKFGGPRDQGSRHDSEQDNSDNNTIFVQGLGENVTIESVADYFKQIGIIKTNKKTGQPMINLYTDRETGKLKGEATVSFDDPPSAKAAIDWFDGKEFSGNPIKVSFATRRADFNRGGGNGRGGRGRGGPMGRGGYGGGGSGGGGRGGFPSGGGGGGGQQRAGDWKCPNPTCENMNFSWRNECNQCKAPKPDGPGGGPGGSHMGGNYGDDRRGGRGGYDRGGYRGRGGDRGGFRGGRGGGDRGGFGPGKMDSRGEHRQDRRERPY, from the exons ATGGCCTCAAACG ACTATACCCAACAAGCAACCCAAAG CTACGGGGCCTACCCATCTCAGCCTGGGCAGGGCTACTCCCAGCAGAGCAGTCAGCCCTATGGGCAGCAGAGTTACGGTGGCTACGGCCAGTCTACGGACACTTCGGGCTATGGCCAGAGCAGCTACGGTAGTTCTTATGGACAGACCCAGAACA GCTACGGCGCGCAGTCAGCTCCCCAGGGGTATGGCTCAGCTGGTGGCTATGGCAGTAGCCAGAGTTCTCAGTCGTCCTACGGGCAACAGTCCTCGTACCCTGGCTATGGTCAGCAGCCAGCTCCTAGCAGCACCTCAGGAAG tTATGGTGGCAGTTCTCAAAGCAGCGGTTATGGGCAGCCCCAGAGTGGAGGCTATGGCCAGCAGTCTAGCTATGGTGGACAGCAGCAAAGCTATGGACAGCAGCAAAGCTATAACCCCCCTCAGGGCTACGGACAGCAGAACCAGTACAACAGTGgcagtggaggtggtggagggggtGGCGGAG GTAGCTATGGCCAAGATCAGTCCTCCATGAGCGGTGGTGGCGGCGGTGGTGGTTATGGCAATCAGGACCAGAGTGGTGGCTACGGGGGAGGCCAGCAGGACCGTGGGGGCCGTGGCCGGGGCGGTGGCGGTGGTTACAACCGCAGCAGTGGTGGCTATGAACCCAGAGGTCGTGGAGGTGGCCGTGGAGGCAGAGGCGGCATGGG CGGAAGTGACCGTGGTGGCTTCAATAAATTTGGTG GCCCTCGGGACCAAGGATCACGTCATGACTCTG AACAGGATAATTCAGACAACAACACCATCTTCGTGCAAGGGCTGGGCGAGAATGTTACAATTGAGTCTGTAGCTGATTACTTCAAGCAGATTGGTATCATTAAG acaaataagaaaacaggaCAGCCCATGATTAATCTGTACACAGACAGGGAAACAGGCAAACTGAAGGGAGAGGCCACGGTATCATTTGATGACCCACCTTCCGCCAAAGCAgctattgactggtttgatg gtaaagAATTCTCTGGGAATCCTATCAAGGTCTCATTTGCTACTCGGCGAGCAGACTTCAATCGGGGTGGTGGCAATGGTCGTGGAGGCCGAGGGCGAGGAG GACCCATGGGCCGTGGAGGCTATGGAGGTggtggcagcggcggcggcggccgaggaGGATTCCCCAGTGGTGGTGGCGGGGGCGGAGGACAGCAGCGAGCAGGGGATTGGAAGTGTCCTAATCC TACCTGTGAGAACATGAATTTCTCTTGGAGGAACGAGTGTAACCAGTGTAAGGCCCCTAAACCAGATGGCCCAGGAGGTGGACCAGGAGGTTCTCACATGG GGGGAAACTACGGAGATGATCGGCGTGGTGGCAGAGGAGGCTATGATCGGGGCGGCTACCGAGGCCGAGGAGGGGACCGTGGGGGCTTCCGAGGGGGCCGGGGTGGTGGGGACAGAGGTGGTTTCGGCCCTGGCAAGATGGACTCCAG GGGTGAGCACAGACAGGATCGCAGGGAGAGGCCGTACTAG